One genomic segment of Amycolatopsis sp. Hca4 includes these proteins:
- a CDS encoding LacI family DNA-binding transcriptional regulator codes for MRKRGHHRQTGARLEAAPRTNVLALVVPLRAGPHDVVVREFVAAAISAAGARDHALLLVTAEDGPAALRRAVSSSVADGVVLMDVEAADPRVPVLLGLGRPALLIGVPDRPRGLACLDLDFAAAGAACFGHLAGLGHEHAALIGSPPAAYRRGSSSATRLARGFTAEAARRGLRSTTLAWGNTHRKTLRGLDALFTRQPDVTAIVVHNETALPAVLAGLHERGLRVPEDISLVTVCPESLTEHSLLELTRVAIPARELGALAVETVIGQLDDGTAPGTRLLAPKLTVGASTAPPASPA; via the coding sequence ATGCGCAAGCGCGGTCACCACCGGCAGACCGGGGCCCGGCTCGAAGCCGCTCCCCGGACGAATGTCCTGGCCCTGGTCGTGCCGCTGCGTGCCGGCCCGCACGACGTCGTCGTGCGGGAGTTCGTGGCCGCCGCGATTTCCGCGGCCGGCGCCCGGGACCACGCCCTGCTGCTGGTCACCGCCGAAGACGGACCCGCCGCGCTGCGCCGGGCGGTGTCGTCGTCGGTTGCCGACGGTGTCGTGCTGATGGACGTCGAGGCGGCCGATCCGCGGGTGCCGGTGCTGCTCGGGCTGGGGCGGCCGGCGCTGCTGATCGGCGTGCCGGACCGGCCGCGCGGGCTCGCCTGCCTCGACCTCGACTTCGCCGCGGCCGGCGCGGCGTGCTTCGGCCACCTCGCCGGGCTCGGCCACGAGCACGCCGCCCTGATCGGCTCGCCGCCCGCGGCCTACCGGCGCGGCAGCAGTTCCGCGACCCGGCTCGCCAGGGGCTTCACGGCCGAAGCGGCCCGCCGCGGGCTCCGCTCCACCACGCTGGCCTGGGGAAACACCCACCGGAAAACCCTGCGCGGCCTCGACGCGCTCTTCACCAGGCAACCGGACGTCACCGCCATCGTGGTGCACAACGAAACCGCACTGCCCGCGGTGCTCGCGGGCCTGCACGAGCGCGGGCTGCGGGTGCCCGAGGACATCTCGCTCGTCACGGTCTGCCCGGAAAGCCTGACCGAGCACAGCCTCCTGGAGCTGACCCGCGTGGCGATCCCGGCGCGGGAGCTCGGCGCGCTGGCCGTCGAGACCGTCATCGGGCAGCTCGACGACGGCACCGCGCCCGGCACCCGGCTGCTGGCGCCGAAGCTGACCGTCGGCGCCAGCACCGCGCCGCCGGCGAGCCCCGCCTGA
- the metE gene encoding 5-methyltetrahydropteroyltriglutamate--homocysteine S-methyltransferase, whose translation MTDIGTTVLGYPRIGPDRELKRALERFWAREIDQATLLRTGRDLRERTWRTLAAAGLDSVPSNTFSHYDHVLDTADLFGALPGRFGGLPPLDAYFAAARGGQDAPALELTKWFDTNYHYLVPELGPDTTFTLAGTKPLDEYLEAKALGIETRPVLLGPVTFLLLAKSTAPGFRPLELLDTLLPRYADLLRRLREAGAGWVQLDEPAFAADRTEAELNALIRAYHWLGKETARPKLLVTGSYGHLGRALGVLARAPIEALAVDLVSDESFVDAVAAEPALRDKEVLAGVVDGRNVWRTDPNRALGRAATLLGVAKSVSVATSCSLLHVPYDVEREHGLPPRVRGWLAFARQKVDEVVLLGRALRGEDVDLSPARQAVADRAAAGVRERSEAPEETARPPYAERAAAQRAVLGLPPLPTTTIGSFPQTTDVRKARAAHKAGKLDDAAYETAMRAEVERVVRLQEDLGLDVLVHGEPERNDMVQYFAERLTGFAATGHGWVQSYGSRCVRPPILFGDVSRPAPMTVRWARYAQSLTAKPVKGMLTGPVTILAWSFVRDDRPLAETARQVALAVRDEVRDLEAAGIRIIQVDEPALRELLPLRRSGHEEYLRWAVSAFRLATSGAAAATQIHTHLCYSEFGEILPAIDALDADVTSLEAARSKMAVLTELAEFGRGIGPGVYDIHSPRVPDAAEIGTLVRTAIGAVPAGRVWVNPDCGLKTRGYREVEAALRNLIAAVREVRAELA comes from the coding sequence GTGACCGACATCGGCACGACGGTGCTGGGCTACCCCCGGATCGGCCCGGACCGGGAACTCAAGCGCGCCCTGGAACGCTTCTGGGCCCGCGAAATCGACCAGGCCACGCTGCTGCGCACCGGCCGTGACCTGCGGGAACGTACCTGGCGCACGCTGGCGGCGGCCGGGCTGGACTCCGTACCCTCCAACACGTTCTCGCACTACGACCACGTGCTGGACACCGCCGATCTGTTCGGCGCTCTGCCCGGCCGGTTCGGCGGGCTGCCGCCACTGGACGCCTACTTCGCCGCCGCGCGCGGTGGCCAGGACGCCCCGGCGCTGGAGCTGACCAAGTGGTTCGACACGAACTACCACTACCTCGTCCCGGAACTCGGCCCGGACACGACGTTCACCCTGGCCGGGACCAAGCCGCTCGACGAGTACCTCGAAGCGAAGGCGCTGGGCATCGAGACCAGGCCCGTGCTCCTCGGGCCGGTGACGTTCCTGCTGCTGGCCAAGTCCACGGCCCCGGGCTTCCGGCCGCTGGAGCTGCTCGACACGCTGCTGCCGCGGTACGCCGACCTGCTGCGCCGGCTGCGCGAGGCCGGCGCCGGCTGGGTGCAGCTCGACGAGCCCGCGTTCGCCGCCGACCGCACCGAAGCCGAGCTGAACGCGCTGATCCGCGCCTACCACTGGCTCGGCAAGGAGACCGCGCGGCCGAAGCTGCTGGTCACCGGCTCCTACGGCCACCTCGGGCGCGCGCTCGGCGTGCTGGCCCGCGCGCCGATCGAAGCGCTCGCCGTCGACCTGGTCAGTGACGAGTCCTTTGTGGACGCCGTGGCGGCGGAACCGGCCCTGCGGGACAAGGAGGTACTGGCCGGGGTCGTCGACGGCCGCAACGTCTGGCGCACCGACCCGAACCGCGCCCTCGGCCGGGCCGCCACCCTGCTCGGCGTGGCGAAGTCCGTCAGCGTGGCGACGTCGTGCTCGCTGCTGCACGTCCCGTACGACGTCGAGCGCGAACACGGGCTGCCGCCGCGGGTGCGGGGCTGGCTCGCCTTCGCCCGGCAGAAGGTCGACGAGGTGGTGCTGCTCGGCCGGGCGCTGCGCGGCGAGGACGTCGACCTTTCCCCGGCACGGCAAGCGGTCGCGGACCGGGCGGCGGCCGGTGTCCGCGAGCGTTCCGAAGCGCCGGAGGAGACGGCCCGCCCGCCGTACGCCGAGCGCGCGGCAGCCCAGCGGGCCGTGCTCGGGCTGCCGCCCCTGCCGACCACCACGATCGGCTCGTTCCCGCAGACCACCGACGTCCGGAAGGCGCGCGCCGCGCACAAAGCGGGGAAGCTCGACGACGCCGCGTACGAGACGGCGATGCGCGCCGAGGTCGAACGCGTGGTGCGGCTGCAGGAGGATCTCGGGCTCGACGTGCTCGTGCACGGCGAACCCGAGCGCAACGACATGGTGCAGTACTTCGCCGAGCGGCTGACCGGGTTCGCCGCGACCGGGCACGGCTGGGTGCAGTCCTACGGCTCCCGCTGCGTCCGCCCGCCGATCCTCTTCGGCGACGTCTCCCGCCCGGCGCCGATGACGGTGCGCTGGGCCCGGTACGCGCAGAGCCTGACGGCCAAGCCGGTCAAGGGCATGCTGACCGGGCCGGTGACGATCCTCGCGTGGTCGTTCGTCCGCGACGACCGGCCACTGGCCGAGACCGCGCGCCAGGTCGCGCTCGCCGTCCGCGACGAGGTCCGCGACCTCGAAGCGGCGGGTATCCGGATCATCCAGGTCGACGAGCCCGCGCTGCGGGAGCTGCTGCCGCTGCGCCGGTCCGGCCACGAGGAGTACCTGCGCTGGGCGGTGTCGGCGTTCCGGCTGGCGACGTCGGGGGCGGCCGCGGCCACCCAGATCCACACCCACCTGTGCTATTCGGAGTTCGGCGAGATCCTGCCGGCGATCGACGCGCTGGACGCCGACGTGACCAGTTTGGAAGCGGCCCGTTCGAAGATGGCGGTGCTCACCGAGCTGGCGGAGTTCGGCCGCGGCATCGGGCCGGGCGTGTACGACATCCATTCGCCGCGCGTCCCGGACGCGGCCGAGATCGGCACGCTGGTGCGCACCGCGATCGGCGCGGTGCCGGCCGGGCGGGTGTGGGTCAACCCGGACTGCGGGCTGAAGACCCGCGGCTACCGGGAGGTCGAGGCAGCGCTGCGGAACCTGATCGCGGCCGTGCGCGAGGTCCGGGCGGAGCTCGCGTGA
- a CDS encoding acyl-CoA thioesterase, producing MRGKPTSASRLTLSQIMDDHDTNLMGTVHGGVLMKLVDSLAGVVSARHSEGASVTASVDEMVFRVPLRVGDVLHLHAQVNWAGSTSMEIGVRATADRWDRSVPPVHVASAYLVLVAVDEGGRPRPVPPVLPESEEDRRRYAEAGIRRNHRLARRAAITASRTVA from the coding sequence GTGAGGGGCAAGCCGACGTCGGCGTCCCGGCTGACGCTGTCGCAGATCATGGACGACCACGACACGAACCTGATGGGCACGGTGCACGGCGGGGTGCTGATGAAGCTGGTCGATTCGCTGGCCGGAGTCGTCTCGGCCCGGCATTCCGAGGGAGCGTCGGTGACGGCGTCGGTGGACGAGATGGTGTTCCGCGTACCGCTCCGCGTGGGCGACGTGCTGCACCTGCACGCCCAGGTCAACTGGGCGGGCTCGACATCGATGGAGATCGGCGTCCGCGCGACGGCGGACCGCTGGGACCGGTCGGTGCCGCCGGTCCACGTGGCATCGGCCTACCTGGTGCTGGTGGCAGTGGACGAAGGGGGACGGCCGAGGCCGGTACCCCCGGTGCTGCCGGAGAGTGAGGAGGACCGCCGCCGGTACGCCGAGGCGGGTATCCGCCGGAACCACAGGCTCGCTCGCCGGGCTGCGATCACGGCGTCACGAACGGTCGCGTGA
- a CDS encoding OsmC family peroxiredoxin, with amino-acid sequence MPSRDATTHWVGGLNNGKGEVTLDSSNAGTFSVSFPTRAGNPDGQTSPEELIAAAHSSCLAMNLSGVLESQKLTADSIDVSAEVTLGPAKGGGFEISGIAITLRASIPGVTAEQFAEYAETAEKTCPVSKALAGTTITMDAALA; translated from the coding sequence ATGCCCAGCCGTGACGCGACCACCCACTGGGTCGGCGGACTGAACAACGGGAAGGGCGAGGTCACGCTGGACTCGTCCAACGCGGGCACGTTCAGCGTGTCGTTCCCCACCCGCGCGGGCAACCCGGACGGCCAGACGAGCCCCGAGGAACTCATCGCGGCGGCGCACTCGTCCTGCCTGGCGATGAACCTGTCGGGCGTGCTGGAGTCCCAAAAGCTCACGGCGGACTCGATCGACGTGAGCGCAGAGGTGACACTCGGCCCGGCCAAGGGCGGCGGCTTCGAGATCAGCGGCATCGCGATCACGCTGCGCGCGTCGATCCCGGGCGTGACGGCGGAGCAGTTCGCGGAGTACGCGGAGACGGCGGAGAAGACCTGCCCGGTGTCGAAGGCGCTCGCGGGCACGACGATCACCATGGACGCGGCCCTCGCCTGA
- a CDS encoding MarR family winged helix-turn-helix transcriptional regulator, translating into MSDEFLLDEQTCFALYAASRAVTDAYRPLLGELDLTYPQYLVLLVLWESDARPVKEIGEALHLDYGTLSPLLKRLEANGLVTRARLPADERTVVVSLTEKGRATRTRAAGVPSAIGCALGLDDASRRELMATLRRLTASATAYTHGGPDAQP; encoded by the coding sequence GTGTCCGACGAGTTCCTCCTTGACGAGCAAACCTGCTTCGCGCTGTACGCAGCGTCGCGGGCCGTGACGGACGCGTACCGTCCGCTGCTCGGCGAGCTGGACCTCACCTACCCGCAGTACCTGGTGCTGCTGGTGCTCTGGGAGTCCGACGCCCGGCCGGTCAAGGAGATCGGCGAGGCGCTGCACCTGGACTACGGCACGCTTTCCCCGCTGCTGAAGCGCCTGGAGGCCAACGGGCTGGTGACGCGGGCACGGCTGCCCGCGGACGAACGCACGGTGGTGGTCAGCCTGACCGAGAAGGGCCGGGCCACGCGCACCCGCGCGGCCGGCGTCCCCTCGGCGATCGGCTGCGCGCTGGGCCTCGACGACGCTTCCCGGCGCGAACTGATGGCAACCCTGCGGCGGCTGACGGCGTCGGCCACCGCCTACACCCATGGAGGCCCTGATGCCCAGCCGTGA
- a CDS encoding DinB family protein has protein sequence MTERPKRPEVPLTGGEREILTGLLDYHRATVAWKAGGLTEAQSRQAHLPSELMTVAGLVAHLTLNEWFWFGVVVAGEEDTWEEKLEQDPDAEFRIPPGTSVEQLLADYEKQCARSREIVAGHGLDDEVTHKEETFNVRWVVAHMIEETARHVGHLDLLRELTDGLTGE, from the coding sequence ATGACCGAACGACCGAAGCGCCCCGAGGTGCCGCTCACCGGCGGCGAGCGCGAAATCCTCACCGGCCTGCTCGACTACCACCGCGCCACGGTCGCCTGGAAGGCCGGCGGCCTCACCGAAGCCCAGTCCCGCCAGGCGCACCTGCCCAGCGAGCTGATGACCGTCGCCGGGCTCGTCGCCCACCTCACGCTCAACGAGTGGTTCTGGTTCGGCGTGGTCGTCGCCGGCGAAGAGGACACCTGGGAGGAGAAGCTCGAGCAGGACCCGGACGCGGAGTTCCGGATCCCGCCCGGGACCTCGGTGGAGCAGCTCCTCGCGGACTACGAAAAACAGTGCGCCCGCAGCCGCGAGATCGTGGCGGGACACGGCCTCGACGACGAGGTGACGCACAAGGAGGAGACCTTTAACGTCCGCTGGGTCGTCGCGCACATGATCGAGGAGACCGCGCGGCACGTCGGCCACCTCGACCTGCTGCGCGAGCTGACCGACGGTCTCACCGGGGAGTGA
- a CDS encoding DUF1295 domain-containing protein, which yields MPQLLVTAAVTLVAVAVTFGIARARKRYDTIDTFWGLGFAIVAVAAFPFGDGPLSLRLVVVLLTVVWGVRLSVHLHLRNHKLPEDPRYARMGHGPAKMFVRVYLFQAVVLYFVSLPVQFAVDGTGIGVLGWLGIAVWLVGFAFETIGDDQLRRFKADPANRGRVLDTGLWRYTRHPNYFGDACVWWGLYLLACSTWPGAATILSPVAMTFTLARGTGKPLLEKGMARTRPAYAHYVERTSGFFPLPPKKVTPR from the coding sequence ATGCCGCAGCTGCTCGTCACGGCCGCCGTCACGCTCGTGGCGGTGGCCGTGACCTTCGGGATCGCGCGGGCGCGCAAGCGCTACGACACGATCGACACGTTCTGGGGGCTCGGCTTCGCGATCGTCGCGGTCGCCGCGTTCCCGTTCGGCGACGGGCCGCTTTCGCTGCGGCTGGTGGTGGTGCTGCTGACGGTCGTCTGGGGTGTGCGGCTTTCGGTGCACCTGCACCTGCGCAACCACAAGCTGCCGGAGGACCCGCGGTACGCGCGGATGGGCCACGGCCCGGCGAAGATGTTCGTGCGCGTGTACCTGTTCCAGGCCGTGGTGCTGTACTTCGTCTCGCTGCCGGTGCAGTTCGCCGTGGACGGCACCGGCATCGGCGTGCTCGGCTGGCTCGGGATCGCGGTGTGGCTGGTCGGCTTCGCGTTCGAGACGATCGGCGACGACCAGCTGCGCCGGTTCAAGGCCGACCCGGCCAACCGCGGCCGCGTGCTCGACACCGGGCTGTGGCGCTACACGCGGCACCCGAACTACTTCGGCGACGCGTGCGTCTGGTGGGGCCTCTACCTGCTGGCCTGCTCGACGTGGCCGGGCGCGGCGACCATCCTCTCCCCCGTGGCGATGACGTTCACCCTGGCCCGCGGGACGGGGAAACCGTTGCTGGAGAAGGGCATGGCCCGCACGCGCCCGGCGTACGCCCACTACGTCGAGCGGACCAGCGGCTTCTTCCCGCTGCCGCCGAAGAAGGTCACTCCCCGGTGA
- a CDS encoding cyclopropane-fatty-acyl-phospholipid synthase family protein — MPHTTTAHHLASFAAKLLGGPLPVGLRTWDGTRAGPEDAPTVVLRNRRALRRLLYAPGELGLARAYVTGDLDVEGDLADGFRRIWALTRAGELNRAKLGPREWAEAVRLAARLGVAGLPPKPPAEEARLSGKLHSLLRDRSAIAHHYDLSNAFYQLLMDESMAYSCAYFTSETQSLEQAQHDKLELICRKLGLRPGMRLLDIGCGWGSLVVHAAKHHGVEAVGITLSAEQLQHIRGRLAQHDLEDRVEVRRQDYRELPDGPFDAVASIEMGEHVGEVNYPAYAATLHRMVKPGGRVLLQQMSRGKVAPGGGAFIERYIAPDMTMRPVGRTIDHLETAGLEVRDVHALREHYVWTVRAWAATLEENWADVVALIGETGARVWRLYLVGGALAFEENRMGVDQILAVRPDQHGRSGLPATREW, encoded by the coding sequence ATGCCGCACACCACCACCGCGCACCACCTCGCTTCGTTCGCCGCGAAACTCCTCGGCGGGCCCCTGCCCGTGGGCCTGCGGACCTGGGACGGCACCCGCGCCGGCCCGGAGGACGCGCCCACCGTCGTGCTCCGCAACCGCCGTGCCCTGCGCCGCCTGCTGTACGCACCCGGTGAGCTGGGGCTCGCCCGCGCGTACGTCACCGGTGACCTCGACGTCGAAGGAGACCTGGCGGACGGCTTCCGCCGGATCTGGGCCCTCACCCGCGCGGGGGAGCTCAACCGGGCCAAGCTGGGCCCGCGCGAGTGGGCCGAGGCCGTCCGGCTGGCCGCCCGGCTCGGCGTCGCCGGGCTGCCGCCGAAGCCGCCCGCCGAAGAGGCCCGGCTGTCCGGGAAGCTGCACAGCCTGCTGCGCGACCGTTCCGCCATCGCCCACCACTACGACCTGAGCAACGCCTTCTACCAGCTGCTGATGGACGAGTCGATGGCGTACTCGTGCGCCTACTTCACCTCCGAAACCCAGAGCCTCGAACAGGCGCAGCACGACAAGCTGGAGCTGATCTGCCGCAAGCTGGGTCTGCGGCCGGGCATGCGGCTGCTGGACATCGGCTGCGGCTGGGGGTCGCTGGTCGTGCACGCGGCCAAGCACCACGGTGTCGAGGCCGTCGGCATCACGCTGTCGGCCGAGCAGCTGCAGCACATCCGCGGCCGGCTCGCCCAGCACGACCTCGAGGACCGCGTCGAGGTGCGCCGCCAGGACTACCGGGAACTGCCGGACGGGCCGTTCGACGCGGTCGCGTCGATCGAGATGGGCGAGCACGTCGGCGAGGTCAACTACCCGGCGTACGCGGCGACGCTGCACCGCATGGTGAAGCCGGGCGGGCGCGTGCTGCTGCAGCAGATGTCCCGCGGGAAAGTCGCACCCGGCGGCGGCGCGTTCATCGAGCGGTACATCGCGCCCGACATGACCATGCGCCCGGTCGGCCGGACGATCGACCACCTGGAGACCGCGGGCCTGGAGGTGCGGGACGTCCACGCGCTGCGCGAGCACTACGTCTGGACGGTCCGGGCCTGGGCGGCCACCCTGGAGGAGAACTGGGCCGACGTCGTCGCGCTCATCGGGGAAACGGGCGCGCGGGTCTGGCGGCTGTACCTCGTGGGCGGGGCGCTGGCGTTCGAGGAGAACCGGATGGGCGTGGACCAGATCCTGGCCGTGCGGCCCGACCAGCACGGCCGGAGCGGCCTGCCCGCGACGCGGGAGTGGTGA
- a CDS encoding NAD(P)/FAD-dependent oxidoreductase, producing MEITGERIGVIGSGVAGLTAAYLLQRKHEVLLFEADDRLGGHAHTHDVPSTHGGTVGVDSGFIVHNERTYPTLLKLFGELGVATRDTEMSMSIRCDGCGLQYAGAKGLAGLFAQRGNAVRGRYLRMLAEVKRFHRHARRLLAAEDAGDVTLGAFLAIGGYTRYFVDHFMLPLVSTVWSADRADTLRYPARYLFEFLRNHGMLTVKDSPSWRTVVGGSREYVELAAKQLTAVHLSTPVRSVLRTAGGVEIRDDADTPHRVDKVVVATHADQALALLADPTDAERDVLGAFRYSENEAWLHTDTSVLPSLADARAGWNYRAPVCGAPTGAVQVSYDMNRLMRLDEPTGYVVTLNPGDGPGEEHVVARMRYEHPVYTPQSVAAQRRLPELNDGVFAYAGAYHGWGFHEDGCASGARAAESLGATW from the coding sequence GTGGAGATCACGGGAGAACGCATCGGTGTCATCGGCAGCGGGGTGGCCGGCCTGACCGCGGCATACCTGCTGCAACGCAAGCACGAAGTTCTGCTGTTCGAGGCCGACGACCGGCTGGGCGGGCACGCGCACACGCACGACGTGCCGAGCACCCACGGCGGCACCGTCGGGGTGGACTCCGGCTTCATCGTCCACAACGAGCGCACCTACCCGACCCTGCTGAAGCTGTTCGGCGAGCTGGGGGTGGCCACGCGCGACACCGAGATGTCGATGAGCATCCGCTGCGACGGCTGCGGCCTGCAGTACGCCGGCGCCAAGGGCCTGGCCGGGCTCTTCGCCCAGCGCGGCAACGCCGTCCGCGGCCGGTACCTGCGGATGCTGGCCGAGGTGAAGCGGTTCCACCGGCACGCGCGGCGGCTGCTGGCGGCCGAGGACGCCGGCGACGTCACCCTCGGCGCGTTCCTGGCCATCGGCGGCTACACCCGCTACTTCGTCGACCACTTCATGCTGCCGCTGGTGTCCACCGTGTGGTCGGCCGACCGCGCCGACACCCTGCGGTACCCGGCGCGGTACCTGTTCGAGTTCCTCCGCAACCACGGCATGCTCACGGTGAAGGACTCGCCGTCCTGGCGGACCGTCGTGGGCGGCTCGCGCGAGTACGTCGAGCTCGCCGCGAAGCAGCTGACCGCCGTGCACCTGTCGACGCCGGTGCGGTCGGTGCTGCGGACCGCCGGCGGCGTCGAGATCCGCGACGACGCCGACACCCCGCACCGGGTCGACAAGGTCGTCGTCGCCACGCACGCCGACCAGGCGCTGGCCCTGCTGGCCGACCCGACCGACGCCGAGCGGGACGTGCTCGGCGCGTTCCGCTACTCTGAGAACGAGGCCTGGCTGCACACCGACACGAGCGTGCTGCCCTCGCTCGCCGACGCCAGGGCCGGGTGGAACTACCGCGCCCCGGTCTGCGGCGCGCCCACCGGCGCGGTCCAGGTCAGCTACGACATGAACCGCCTGATGCGGCTCGACGAGCCGACCGGCTACGTCGTCACGCTCAACCCCGGCGACGGCCCCGGCGAGGAGCACGTCGTCGCGCGGATGCGGTACGAGCACCCGGTCTACACGCCGCAGTCCGTCGCCGCGCAACGACGGCTGCCCGAGCTCAACGACGGCGTGTTCGCCTACGCGGGTGCCTACCACGGCTGGGGCTTCCACGAGGACGGCTGCGCCTCGGGCGCCCGCGCCGCGGAGAGCCTGGGGGCGACCTGGTGA
- a CDS encoding DUF1365 domain-containing protein: MVTNALYDATVAHVRRIDPPHAFAHRVYLWRVDLDDLPRLPWWLRPFARFDQRDHFVASDPRGIREKLDAWLAERGVDLRGGRVVMLAAARVLGYVFNPISVYWCHEPDGRLACVVAEVHNTYGGRHAYLLHPDEAGRARAAKEFYVSPFQEMDGEYRMRLPRPEALLDLTVALRRENTTPLVATLRGVRRPVNPRWLARLVLARPLLPQRVSALIRRHGVALWLRKAAVVPRTPQTAGGQLHG; encoded by the coding sequence CTGGTGACGAACGCGCTCTACGACGCCACGGTCGCGCACGTGCGGCGGATCGACCCGCCGCACGCGTTCGCCCACCGCGTCTACCTGTGGCGCGTCGACCTGGACGACCTCCCGCGGCTGCCGTGGTGGCTGCGGCCCTTCGCGCGGTTCGACCAACGGGACCACTTCGTGGCGAGCGATCCCCGCGGCATCCGGGAAAAGCTGGACGCCTGGCTCGCCGAACGCGGCGTCGACCTGCGCGGCGGCCGGGTCGTGATGCTGGCCGCCGCCCGCGTGCTCGGGTACGTGTTCAACCCGATCAGCGTCTACTGGTGCCACGAGCCGGACGGACGGCTGGCGTGCGTCGTCGCCGAGGTGCACAACACCTACGGCGGCCGCCACGCCTACCTGCTGCACCCGGACGAGGCGGGCCGGGCCCGCGCGGCCAAGGAGTTCTACGTCTCGCCGTTCCAGGAGATGGACGGCGAGTACCGGATGCGCCTGCCGCGCCCGGAAGCGCTGCTCGACCTCACCGTGGCGCTCCGCCGCGAGAACACCACGCCGCTGGTCGCTACGCTGCGGGGAGTTCGCCGCCCGGTGAACCCGCGGTGGCTGGCCCGGCTGGTGCTGGCCCGGCCGCTGCTCCCGCAGCGGGTGTCCGCGCTGATCCGCCGCCACGGCGTCGCCCTGTGGCTGCGGAAGGCCGCGGTCGTGCCGCGCACCCCGCAGACCGCCGGAGGACAGCTGCATGGATGA
- the sigK gene encoding ECF RNA polymerase sigma factor SigK: MDEQTSRRPLAPVPAEVPAGPTAEELMVRVAKGDERAFELLYDQFAGPIYGLVRRIVRDAAQSEEVAQEVLVELWRTATRYAPDKGSALNWAMTLAHRRAVDRVRSARASTEREQKATFEAARGRPFDEVAESVTARLERSQVRRCLSFLTDLQRESVLLAYYQGYTYREVAEVLSTPQGTIKTRLRDGLIRLRDCLGVTA, encoded by the coding sequence ATGGATGAGCAGACCAGCCGGCGCCCCCTCGCGCCCGTGCCCGCCGAGGTGCCCGCCGGCCCGACGGCCGAAGAGCTGATGGTCCGCGTCGCCAAGGGCGACGAGCGGGCCTTCGAGCTGCTCTACGACCAGTTCGCCGGGCCGATCTACGGCCTGGTGCGGCGGATCGTGCGGGACGCGGCCCAGTCCGAGGAGGTCGCCCAGGAGGTGCTCGTCGAGCTGTGGCGCACCGCGACGCGGTACGCCCCCGACAAGGGCTCGGCGCTGAACTGGGCGATGACGCTGGCGCACCGCCGGGCCGTCGACCGCGTCCGCTCGGCGCGCGCGAGCACCGAACGCGAGCAGAAGGCGACCTTCGAAGCCGCCCGCGGCCGCCCGTTCGACGAGGTCGCCGAGTCCGTCACCGCGCGCCTCGAACGCTCGCAGGTGCGCCGGTGCCTGTCCTTCCTGACCGACCTGCAGCGCGAGTCCGTGCTGCTCGCCTACTACCAGGGCTATACGTATCGCGAGGTGGCCGAAGTGCTGTCGACGCCGCAGGGAACCATCAAGACGCGGCTCCGGGACGGGCTGATCCGCCTGCGGGACTGCCTGGGGGTGACCGCTTGA
- a CDS encoding anti-sigma factor, which produces MHTLAGAFALDAVNDVERAEFARHLEQCESCSQEVAELRATAARLGAAMAEEPPPHFKDRVMTAMHATRQLPPRTRPGAPDRHRRSARAPRWAVVVAAAAAVVGLAAGGVFGGIALTQQQELQTAQSRLDQAKQQFAPVAALLAAPDAKTAHGEAPIGGGVTVVVSRSLNRVMVMDAGLPSQPGGKVYEAWLITGRDAPRSAGVIAAADQGGLVVADGVGSADKVAVSVEPPGGSATGAPSEVLMSMPAPA; this is translated from the coding sequence ATGCACACACTGGCCGGCGCCTTCGCGCTCGACGCCGTCAACGACGTCGAACGCGCGGAGTTCGCCCGCCACCTCGAGCAGTGCGAGTCCTGCTCGCAGGAGGTCGCCGAGCTGCGGGCGACCGCGGCCCGGCTGGGCGCGGCGATGGCCGAGGAGCCGCCGCCGCACTTCAAGGACCGCGTCATGACCGCCATGCACGCCACCCGCCAGCTGCCGCCGCGCACCCGGCCCGGCGCGCCCGACCGGCACCGCCGCTCGGCGCGCGCCCCGCGCTGGGCGGTCGTCGTGGCCGCCGCGGCGGCCGTCGTCGGGCTCGCCGCGGGCGGGGTCTTCGGCGGGATCGCGCTGACCCAGCAGCAGGAGCTGCAGACCGCCCAGAGCCGGCTCGACCAGGCGAAACAGCAGTTCGCGCCGGTGGCGGCGCTGCTCGCGGCCCCGGACGCGAAGACCGCACACGGCGAAGCCCCGATCGGCGGCGGCGTCACGGTCGTGGTGTCGCGGTCGCTGAACCGGGTGATGGTGATGGACGCGGGCCTGCCGTCGCAGCCGGGCGGGAAGGTCTACGAAGCCTGGCTGATCACCGGCCGGGACGCGCCGCGTTCGGCCGGCGTGATCGCGGCCGCGGACCAGGGCGGCCTGGTCGTCGCCGACGGCGTCGGGAGTGCCGACAAGGTGGCGGTGAGCGTCGAACCGCCCGGTGGATCGGCCACCGGAGCGCCTTCGGAGGTCCTCATGAGCATGCCCGCGCCCGCCTGA